The Vulcanimicrobium alpinum sequence CGGTGACGACCTCGTGTGCCGAGCCGATCTAGTCGCACTCGGCGGATCGTCGCTGCGCTTCGCGTTCCCGATCGATCGCGGCGACGGAACGCGGCTCGCGGACGGCGCGCTCACGCTGGCCGCACTCGACCGCACGACGCTGCGACCGGCGCGGTTGCCGGACGCGCTGCGTTCGCTGCTGCGCTAGCCTTCGTCGGCGGCGAGGATCGCGTAGATCTCTTTGCGCGCCCTGTCGACGACCGCGCGGATCCTGTCGAGCGTCGCGTCGTCGGCCCCGCGCGCGCTCATCACCGCCGCGCCGAGTTTGAACGCGGCTTCCTTGAGCCGGTGGCGCGGGTCGGGTTCGCCGTCGCCGTCGTCGGGGTCTGCGCCTTCGCTCGCGCGGTTCGTCAGCAGCTCGCGACCGCTCTCGGTGATCGTGTAGACGCGCTTGCCTTCGATCTGCTCGGAGGTCACGTAGCTGCCGTCTTCGAGCAGTTGGAGGGTGGGGTACACGGAGCCCGCGCTCGGGCGGACACCGCGACGTTCTTCGATCCAGCGGATGATCTCGTAGCCGTGCTTCGGGCCTTCCGCGAGCATCTCGAGGACCAGGTACTTCACGTCGCCGCGCCGCTGCCGGCCGCCCCAGCCCGGTCCCCAGCCGCCGCCCCACGGGCCGCCGCCCGGCGGACCCCAGGGCCGGCCGCCCCGGCCGTGCCCGTGCCGGGAGAATGCCCGGCGCATCATCAAATTCATCATATCGCGATACTATAACGATATATCGTTTACGTAAACCCCCTCGCGATCACGCGGGCTCAGCGTGACAGCGTTGACAACTGTTAAGCGCGGGACGCAGTCTAAGATGGCATGCAGCGATTCGCGGACGACCTTCGGTCGGCGATGGCGGCGGCCGAGTTGACCTCGGCCCAGTTGGCCCAGCGGTCCGGCCTCACCGAGGCCGCGATCTCGTTGCTGCGCAGCGGCCGGCGGGAGCCGTCGTACCGGACGATCCGGTCGCTCGCTGCGGTGCTGCCCGTCCTCGGGCGGCGGCTCGACGCAGAATGGAGTGCAATGGACTCGATCGAGTCGGCGATCGCCGATATCCGCGACGGCAAGATGGTCGTCGTTCTCGACGACGAGGATCGCGAGAACGAAGGCGACCTCGTGATGGCGGCCGAGAAGGTTACCCCCGAAGCGGTCAACTTCATGCGCAAGGAAGGCGGGGGGCTGATCTGCGTGCCGATGACCTCGGAGCGGCTCGACGCACTCCAGATCCCGAACATGGTGAACGACAACACCGCGCCGCTGGGTACCGCGTTCTCCGTCTCGGTCGAAGCGCGCGGACGCGTCACCACCGGCATCTCCGCGCAGGATCGCTCGAACACGATCCGCGCGCTGATCGACGAGTCGTGCGGACCCGCCGATTTTCTGCGGCCCGGCCACACCTTTCCGCTGCGCGCGCGCGAGGGCGGCGTGCTCGTGCGCGCGGGGCAGACCGAGGCGTCGGTCGATCTCGCGCGGCTCGCGGGACTCTATCCGGCCGGCGTGATCTGCGAGATCATGGACGACGACGGCTCGATGATGCGCAAGCCGCGGCTGGAAGCGTTTTCGAAGAAGCACGGCCTGCGCATGATCACGGTGAAGGATCTCATCGCGTACCGGATGCGTCACGAGAAGCTCGTCGAGCGGATCGCCGAGTTTTCGCTGCCGACGGCCTACGGCGCGTTTCGCGGCGTGGCGTACGAGTCGAAGACCGACAAGATCGCGCACGTCGCGCTGGTGATGGGCGAGATCGGTGACGGCAAAGGCGTGCTCGTGCGCGTGCACAGCGAGTGCCTCACCGGCGACGCCCTGCACTCGCTGCGTTGCGACTGCGGACCGCAGCGCGACGCCGCGCTCGCCGCGATCGCGCGCGAAGGACGCGGTGTTTTCCTCTACCTGCATCAG is a genomic window containing:
- a CDS encoding PadR family transcriptional regulator is translated as MMNLMMRRAFSRHGHGRGGRPWGPPGGGPWGGGWGPGWGGRQRRGDVKYLVLEMLAEGPKHGYEIIRWIEERRGVRPSAGSVYPTLQLLEDGSYVTSEQIEGKRVYTITESGRELLTNRASEGADPDDGDGEPDPRHRLKEAAFKLGAAVMSARGADDATLDRIRAVVDRARKEIYAILAADEG
- a CDS encoding bifunctional 3,4-dihydroxy-2-butanone-4-phosphate synthase/GTP cyclohydrolase II, whose product is MQRFADDLRSAMAAAELTSAQLAQRSGLTEAAISLLRSGRREPSYRTIRSLAAVLPVLGRRLDAEWSAMDSIESAIADIRDGKMVVVLDDEDRENEGDLVMAAEKVTPEAVNFMRKEGGGLICVPMTSERLDALQIPNMVNDNTAPLGTAFSVSVEARGRVTTGISAQDRSNTIRALIDESCGPADFLRPGHTFPLRAREGGVLVRAGQTEASVDLARLAGLYPAGVICEIMDDDGSMMRKPRLEAFSKKHGLRMITVKDLIAYRMRHEKLVERIAEFSLPTAYGAFRGVAYESKTDKIAHVALVMGEIGDGKGVLVRVHSECLTGDALHSLRCDCGPQRDAALAAIAREGRGVFLYLHQEGRGIGLANKLRAYALQDAGADTVEANVLLGLPPDKRDYGIGSQILVDLGVREMRLLTNNPKKIAGLEGFGLTIAERVPIQIAPTPFNVHYMETKRDKMGHMFGAPNPVEA